GCGTGACACGGCGCTGCTGGTGGGGGCGCTGGCGGCGTCGGGGCTGGGGGGCCTGCACATTGCCACCGCCACGCACCTGAGCGACCCCCAGGGCCACCCTGCGGGGTTCCGGCGGGGCGCGGCGTGGTACGCGCTGGCCCAGGCGGCGTACACCGGACTGCTGTGGCGGCGCGGGGCCCGGCCGCACGGGGGCGCGTGGCCGCTGCGCGCAGCGGCAGCGAGCGTGGGTCTGGCGCTGCTGCTGCGCGGCGACCGCGCCAGCCTGCCTGCGCTCAGCGGCTACGGCACGCTGCTCTCCGGCATGGCCCTGCTGGCCGCCGACCCCCGGCTGGCCCCAGCAGCGGGCCGGCACCTGCGCCGGGGTGGATGGCTGTTCGTGGCGTCCGACCTGCTGATTCTGGTGCGGCGCTTCCTGCTGCGGGGCCGCCTGGACCGCGCCCTGACCGAGGGGCTGATGCTGGCCCTGTACGCCGCCGCCCAGCGGCATCTGGTGGACGGCCTGCTGCAATTGACACGCCAGGAACAAGAGGGGTAGGCGCTCAGCCCTCCACCCGCAGCTCGGCCTGGGCCGGCCCCCCGCAGTTCGCCACGATGGCCTGCGCCACCACCCCGGCGGCCAGGGCGCCCCGGGGCACCCGGCCCACCTGGGTCCACAGCCCCGTGTCCACCGCTGGCGGCAGCACCAGGGTCAGCTCCAGGCCCCGGTGTTCCAGCCGGGCGATCTCGGCGGCGCGGGCCAGGGCGGCCTTGCTGGCGGCGTACTGGGTAAAACCCCGTGCCGTCACCAGTTCTGGGCGGGCGCCCAGCAGGTACACGCGCCCGCCCGCATTCAGGCGCCCCAGCCCATGCTTGAGCACCCACAGCGCCCCGAAATAGTTGGCGTTCCACACGGCGCGCACCTGGGCCGGGTCGGCCCCGGCCAGCGGTTCGGGGTGGGCCGCGCCCGCCGCATACACCAGCGTGTCCAGTGGCGCCGGCAGCTCCTCAAACAGCGCCCGCACATGGCTTTCGTAGCCCAGGTCGGCGGGCCGGGCCTGGGCACCCAGCTCACCCGCCAGGGCCTGAAGGCGCGCCTCGTCCCGCCCGGACAGCGTGAGCGTGGCCCCTGCCTGTGCAAACGCGCGGGCGGTGGCCGCCCCAATCCCGCCCGTCGCTCCGAAGATCAGCACGTTCATCCCGTCAGTCAAGCCGTTTCCCGCACGGCAGACGGTACGCCCGCGTTCAGTCCACGTCGGTCCCCAGGGCCGGGTTCAGCGCCAGTTCGGCCGCGCGCTGAATCTGCGCCGGCAGGTTGCGGCCCAGGCTCAGGGGCGGTAGGGCGTCCAGCGGGAAAAAGCGGCTGTCGGTGGTTTCGAGGTTGGCCGCGTGCGCGCTGTCCTCCGGGCCCACCAGCTCGCAGTGCACAAAGAGCTTGTACACCGCCCACAGATCCGGCGGGTGGGGGTGCTTGGCCTTGTCCACCACCGACAGCAGACGCCGGGCGCGGACCTCACGGCCCGTTTCCTCACGGACCTCGCGCACCGCGATTTCACGGGGGCTCTCGCCGGGGTCGGCCCAGCCGCCGGGCAGGCTCCAGCGGCCATCCGAGGCTTCACGGGTCAGCAGCACCTCGCCCCGGGCATTCAGGACCACGGCGCGCACGTCCACCTTGGGCGTCAGGTAGCCCTCTTCCACCCGCAGCAGGCCCGCCACCGCCGCCGGCGCCTGCCCGGTCTGTTCGGCTAGCAACTCGGCGGACAGGTCGCGCAGGCGCTCAAAGCGCTGGCGGTCGTAGGGGTCGCGGGTGTAGGTCAGACCGGCCTGGGCAATGGACTGCAACTCGCGGAGCTGGGCCAGGGTGGGCATGGAACGACTCTACCCGGCGCCCAGCGGCCACGCCTCCACCGGAAGATAGACGGCCCCCGGCCCCGCCTTGCGCAGCCAGACCAGTTCGGTGGCGGTGAAGGTCAGCGGGTGGGCTTCCAGGTCGGCAAAGGTGGCCTGGGCGGCTTCCAGCACCGGGTCCAGCTTCAGGCCGCGCCGGCCCAGCGCCACCGAGAGGTGCGGCGTCATCCCTGGGCCCTCAGAGCCAAAGCGTTCGGCGGGGTTCAGGGCCGTGAGCAGCGCGAGGTGAAGCCCCACGGCGCCGGAGCTGTGGAC
This genomic window from Deinococcus arcticus contains:
- a CDS encoding lysoplasmalogenase family protein; amino-acid sequence: MIRWPFRLAAAATVVAGMADHTRAHQAAESALILTLMAGVLARAPERSGRDTALLVGALAASGLGGLHIATATHLSDPQGHPAGFRRGAAWYALAQAAYTGLLWRRGARPHGGAWPLRAAAASVGLALLLRGDRASLPALSGYGTLLSGMALLAADPRLAPAAGRHLRRGGWLFVASDLLILVRRFLLRGRLDRALTEGLMLALYAAAQRHLVDGLLQLTRQEQEG
- a CDS encoding SDR family NAD(P)-dependent oxidoreductase, coding for MNVLIFGATGGIGAATARAFAQAGATLTLSGRDEARLQALAGELGAQARPADLGYESHVRALFEELPAPLDTLVYAAGAAHPEPLAGADPAQVRAVWNANYFGALWVLKHGLGRLNAGGRVYLLGARPELVTARGFTQYAASKAALARAAEIARLEHRGLELTLVLPPAVDTGLWTQVGRVPRGALAAGVVAQAIVANCGGPAQAELRVEG
- a CDS encoding NUDIX hydrolase, translated to MPTLAQLRELQSIAQAGLTYTRDPYDRQRFERLRDLSAELLAEQTGQAPAAVAGLLRVEEGYLTPKVDVRAVVLNARGEVLLTREASDGRWSLPGGWADPGESPREIAVREVREETGREVRARRLLSVVDKAKHPHPPDLWAVYKLFVHCELVGPEDSAHAANLETTDSRFFPLDALPPLSLGRNLPAQIQRAAELALNPALGTDVD
- a CDS encoding 2'-5' RNA ligase family protein; protein product: MTASHLLALLPPATLARRVVAFRAAHGIRDAAAVPHITVKARSGLGPDLAWQVPAQAVAAALQPVPLTLGGPRLFPGGRALYLQVHSSGAVGLHLALLTALNPAERFGSEGPGMTPHLSVALGRRGLKLDPVLEAAQATFADLEAHPLTFTATELVWLRKAGPGAVYLPVEAWPLGAG